The Cyanobacteriota bacterium genome includes a region encoding these proteins:
- a CDS encoding glycosyltransferase, whose protein sequence is MPYRRPRTMVPGRQAIALISVHSDPAASFSSDDTLGQDVYVLQVGEALAKLGWQVDIFTRKTSPDQPKVVHHSLHCRTIRLTAGPEAIIHRDELFPYLPAFVDAFQAFQAKAGLPYPLVHTNYWLSGWVGLQLQQFNNVRLLHTHHSLGVVKYQHRLHLPDIAPTRLAVEQQLTEQADCVIATSPQDLENLRNLVSPVGNVVVIPGGANVETFHTIPQAEARSQLGFSCRDQIVLYVGRFDPRKGLETMIRACDQSHAKRSGNLRIVIAGGTDPLQGEASEQRRIKCLVNELGLASCTLFTGRVSHDLLPLYYTAADVCVIPSEYEPFGLVAIEAMACGTPVIASAVGGLKFAVVPEETGLLVPPGNIAAFAAAIDRVLSADELWLHRIRKLASERVQQNFSWTHVAAKLSHLYRHTLAQSLLHDGMLNVAAM, encoded by the coding sequence ATGCCCTATCGCCGTCCTCGCACGATGGTTCCAGGGCGGCAGGCGATCGCGCTCATCTCTGTGCATAGTGACCCGGCTGCTAGTTTTAGCAGTGATGACACTCTAGGGCAGGATGTCTATGTTTTGCAAGTCGGTGAAGCATTGGCAAAACTGGGTTGGCAGGTAGACATTTTCACTCGCAAGACATCTCCTGACCAACCAAAGGTCGTACACCATTCCCTGCACTGCCGCACAATTCGCCTAACGGCTGGGCCTGAGGCTATTATTCATCGAGATGAGCTATTTCCATACTTGCCAGCATTTGTAGATGCATTTCAAGCGTTTCAGGCAAAAGCAGGGTTGCCTTACCCTCTGGTGCACACTAACTATTGGCTATCTGGCTGGGTAGGCTTACAGCTACAGCAGTTTAACAATGTGCGATTGCTACACACTCATCACTCCTTGGGAGTTGTTAAGTATCAACATCGGCTTCATCTTCCTGATATTGCTCCTACCCGTCTAGCTGTGGAGCAGCAACTCACTGAACAGGCAGATTGTGTGATTGCCACTAGCCCCCAAGATTTGGAAAATCTGCGTAATCTGGTTTCACCTGTTGGTAATGTGGTTGTGATTCCTGGCGGTGCCAATGTAGAAACGTTTCATACTATCCCTCAAGCTGAGGCACGATCGCAACTAGGGTTCTCGTGCCGTGACCAGATAGTTCTCTATGTTGGTCGCTTTGACCCCCGTAAGGGTCTAGAAACAATGATTCGCGCCTGTGATCAATCACACGCTAAACGCAGTGGCAACCTGCGCATAGTGATTGCTGGTGGTACCGACCCTCTTCAGGGTGAGGCCAGTGAGCAACGCCGCATCAAATGCTTGGTAAATGAGCTAGGGTTAGCCTCTTGTACACTGTTTACTGGTCGAGTGAGCCATGATTTGCTGCCACTTTATTACACGGCTGCTGATGTTTGTGTTATTCCCAGTGAATACGAGCCTTTTGGGCTAGTGGCAATTGAAGCTATGGCTTGTGGTACGCCAGTGATTGCCTCAGCAGTAGGGGGCCTAAAGTTTGCGGTTGTGCCTGAGGAAACAGGTCTATTAGTCCCTCCTGGGAATATTGCTGCCTTCGCAGCCGCGATTGACCGAGTTTTATCTGCAGATGAGCTATGGCTACATAGAATCCGTAAACTTGCGTCAGAACGAGTACAGCAGAACTTTAGTTGGACTCATGTCGCTGCTAAGTTAAGTCACTTATATCGTCACACCCTAGCACAGTCGCTGCTTCATGATGGAATGCTAAATGTAGCTGCTATGTAA
- a CDS encoding ribonuclease J has protein sequence MTSNGTAPVLKIIPLGGLHEIGKNTCIFEINDEIMLLDAGLAFPSDGMHGVNIVLPDMTYLRENRHKIKGMIVTHGHEDHIGGIPFHLKQFDIPVIYGPRLAMALLRDKMEEAGVAHRTEIRTVSPRDMVRVGTSFLVQYIRNTHSIADSFSVAIHTPVGVVIHTGDFKFDHTPVDGERFDLQKLAEYGEQGVHCLISDSTNAEVSGFTPSERSVYPNLDRVFGQAKGRLLVTTFASSVHRVNMILELAKKHGRVVSVLGRSMLNVIAHARNLGYIKCDDNLFQPLEVIHKLPDEHVLILTTGSQGEPMSALTRIANGEHKQVKVRPGDTVVFSANPIPGNTIAVVSTIDKLMMAGATVIYGREQGIHVSGHGAQEDQKLMLALTRPKFFIPVHGEHRMLVKHAQTAQSMGIPAENIVIIDNGDTVELTATSIRLGQKVPAGIELVANNGIVRGDVLKQRQQLAEDGVVTVAATIGWDGRLLTQPDVHLRGVVTTIEPTLLRSLVTRTITNCLEDRWQQFVHALPGHNIDVDWSGLKAQIETELRRLLKRELRGQSLLIFLMQVPEPTTALTNRHTTASLTVG, from the coding sequence ATGACCAGCAACGGAACAGCACCCGTTTTGAAAATTATTCCCCTAGGAGGGCTACACGAAATTGGCAAAAATACTTGCATCTTTGAGATTAATGACGAGATTATGCTGTTGGATGCAGGGCTAGCCTTTCCATCTGACGGAATGCATGGGGTTAACATCGTGCTGCCAGACATGACATACCTGCGAGAAAATCGCCACAAGATCAAGGGCATGATTGTTACCCATGGTCATGAAGATCATATCGGTGGCATTCCCTTTCATCTTAAGCAGTTTGATATTCCCGTAATCTACGGGCCACGGCTAGCAATGGCACTACTGCGTGACAAGATGGAGGAAGCTGGTGTTGCCCATCGGACTGAGATTCGTACCGTTAGTCCCCGTGATATGGTACGAGTAGGTACTTCTTTTCTAGTGCAATACATTCGTAATACCCACTCAATTGCAGACAGTTTTAGTGTTGCTATTCATACTCCAGTTGGGGTTGTGATTCACACAGGTGACTTTAAGTTTGATCACACTCCTGTCGATGGCGAGCGCTTTGACTTGCAAAAACTTGCAGAGTATGGTGAGCAAGGTGTTCACTGTCTCATTAGTGACTCTACGAATGCAGAAGTGTCTGGATTTACGCCATCAGAACGCTCAGTTTACCCCAATCTTGATCGTGTATTCGGTCAAGCTAAGGGGCGCTTGCTTGTGACCACCTTTGCTTCATCGGTGCACCGAGTCAACATGATTTTGGAATTGGCGAAAAAGCATGGTCGGGTCGTCTCTGTGCTCGGGCGATCGATGCTAAACGTCATTGCCCATGCTCGAAACCTAGGCTACATCAAGTGTGATGATAACTTATTTCAACCCCTTGAGGTTATCCATAAGCTACCGGATGAGCATGTGCTGATTTTGACAACTGGTTCCCAGGGTGAACCTATGTCTGCCCTTACTCGAATTGCGAACGGCGAGCATAAGCAGGTTAAGGTGCGTCCAGGCGATACCGTTGTGTTTTCAGCCAACCCTATCCCAGGGAATACTATTGCGGTTGTCAGCACGATCGACAAATTGATGATGGCAGGGGCAACTGTTATCTATGGGCGAGAACAGGGCATCCATGTGTCTGGACATGGTGCTCAAGAGGATCAAAAACTCATGCTGGCATTGACTCGTCCCAAGTTTTTTATTCCTGTCCATGGTGAGCACCGAATGCTAGTCAAACATGCCCAAACAGCTCAAAGCATGGGCATTCCTGCAGAAAACATTGTGATCATTGACAATGGCGACACAGTAGAGTTGACGGCAACAAGTATTCGCTTGGGTCAAAAAGTTCCTGCTGGAATTGAACTAGTAGCCAACAATGGCATTGTCCGTGGAGATGTGCTGAAACAGCGCCAACAGCTAGCTGAAGATGGAGTGGTAACGGTGGCAGCAACAATTGGCTGGGATGGGCGTTTGCTAACACAACCGGATGTGCATCTGCGGGGAGTCGTCACAACGATCGAGCCAACACTGCTCCGCAGTCTGGTTACAAGAACCATTACCAATTGCCTAGAGGATCGCTGGCAACAGTTTGTTCACGCTTTACCAGGGCACAACATTGACGTGGACTGGTCAGGACTCAAAGCACAGATTGAAACTGAATTGCGTCGCCTGCTTAAGCGAGAATTACGAGGACAATCTCTACTAATTTTTCTGATGCAGGTGCCAGAACCAACAACAGCACTGACTAATCGCCATACCACTGCGAGTTTGACAGTGGGATAG